In the Methanosarcinales archaeon genome, CTGGAAATAATGCTCTGAATCGGATGGATCAAAACCAAAACCTTTCACAGAAGGCTTTGCGACCATCACTGCTCAACCTCATCACTCTTGACTTCCTTCTTCTCATCAGCGGCAAAACCGGTCAGATGCTGTCCTGTAGGGAACCACACACTACCCGCATCAATATTGACCTGCCCATCACTATATCCCATCTTTGAGTAAATTTCACTAAAAAAATTACCATAATCGAATGCATTAGAGCCAATAACCCTAAAAAATAGTTACAAATCTGTAGGTATACATTCCTTTACATCAAAACCTGGTCTCTTGACCATCATTTTCTTAAATATTTCCTCAAGTTCATCCTCTAATTTAATTGGTCTCCACAATTTAAGTCGTTTCTTCAGCATTTCATTTTCATACAAACCTTCAACAGCATTCCCAGATCTGATCAACTCCTTCAATTCCCCAAACGAATAGTATATCTTCCTTTCATTTAAAGCCACATTTAACAATGACATCAGGAGATAACCAAAAACAACCATGACAGTATGTGTTTCGATGCGGTCATCTCGACTATGATAAACTGGATCAATCTCCAAATCGGATTTCAAGGCTCTAAATCCTTGTTCAACAATATCTCTACTTTTATAGATCTTTATTAATTCCCCAGCAGATAACCCCTGATGATTTGTAAACAAAACAAAAAATCCATATCCTTTTTTTCTGGCTTCAATCACCTTCTCTTTAATTTTTACCTCTATTTTCCGATCTTTCTTAACAATTTCCAAAGCTTTCTTCAGATGATATTTAGATATCTGCATCTTGATATCATCCTGATTTTCACCATCTTTTGCCATCTTTTTTATATATTCTACTTTTCGATCCAATATCTTGCATTTAAGTTCCATGATATCTGGATTATAGCAAACAAGGACTCTCGATTTTCTTTCGTAAACATCTTCATCCATTATTTTACCATAAATTTTTGTAATCACATTCCTGGATTTTTCTTTTGAATATATCACCGGCAAAGCAGTTTTGTCAACTTTTTTTATGATTTTGCCGCTGGTGCTTGTTTTGACCATAGAAATAAAATATATTCCTTTCTTTTTAAGCTCCAGAAGATGGTCAATATTATTTTCATTTACATTGCCTTGATCAAAAATAACAAATTTTTCTTTGATATGTGATGTAAGCTTTTGATATCTGGTATTGATTCGATCTATGAAATCCCTAAACATATTTACATCTTGAGTATTACCAGGATATGTATCTGCAAAAAGAGGGACGTGTTGGTTATTTACACCCAGTATCAAGTTTATCTGAGGTGAGCCTTTTCTCTCATTTCTGCTGCAATATCCAAAACGAACCATATCAGTTTCTTTATCTTTCCATATTTTTATTCTCGTTGCATCTATTATTAAATGTTGCAAGTCGAGATGATATATTTTAGCAGCATTCTTAATGGCATCATTCATTATATCCCCCATGTTGCGATAGAGAATATCCATAAATTCATAATCTTCCTCGAAATATTTCATATCTGTGGAATCTTTCAAAATTGAATGTTCTAATCTGATTTTGATGAGTTTTCGTTTACTTACTGGAAATAAAGTTCTGAGAATTATTATGTTATTTAATGCCTCAGCGATCCGTTTATCTTTTGTGTATTTTTCTAATACTTTACTGAAATCGATGGAATTTGCTATACTTCCAAGAATCATTTCTCCACTGTAGCTGACTTCTTTTTCGTTTTTAAGTGGTTTGATCTGAAGTTCAGCTAATATTTTCAAAGCTTCATTGATTTGACCTAGGTAAATGTAGGATGATTTTATTTTCTTTCCTTCTCGTTCATTTTTTTTGAGGGCGATGTAGGTCTTTGTTTTTCTTTTGATTTCATGGATGTGCCAACTCATTATATATAGTATGTATATGATAATATTTAAATATTATGCTTATTGATATTGATTATTATAAAAAATATGTATACATACATTCCTTCTTTTTTATAAAAATACAGGTGAGAAAAACAGTGGCAGTGGAGTATGCTATTTTGAAGAAAATTGATTTTAGAAGTTACGAAGATCAGGGGTGATTTCTGAAAAATAGGGAGATTGTTAGTGATTTTTCTAACAGAAATGAGTTCTCAAAGATGGGATATAAGGGTATCACGGCCATTCGTGTGAAAATATACGCTAAGGTTAAATATTAGTTTAAACACGATTTTAAACCATTAAATAATAGATAAATCTATTTTCTGCTATAATGATTACTTTCACTTGAAAATATGTTGATTTTATTTTTATTTTATATTAAACAGAAAATATACGATATATATTTCAATTAATGTGAAAATATACGTTAATATTTTCATAATTTCACTAAATTTGGATTAAGGGTATCACCAGTATTTCTACGTACACGCACGCTAAGTAATTAGGCGTCGTTGTTTTCCAAATTATCTCTCTTCAACCTTTTATTTCCAGTAAAAGGAAAGGAAATCTTCATAAACAAAGCAAGAAGGTACAATACGTGCATTTACATGAAGAATTTGCACTTTTCTCAGGATCAGTTAGTACAGGTTGCCAAACTCTCAGATGTGGATATAGTTTTAATTGATGAATGTCGAGGGGAGCAGAATAAGTTAGGGTTAGGGTATCAGCTTGGTTTTTTTCGTTTGTTCAATCAGTTTCCTGCACAAATGCCTTTCGAGCCAATAGAGGATTTAGTAGCCTACATGAGCTTTCAGCTTGATATCGCTCTTTGCCTCATCGAGCAATATAAAAATCGACGGCAGACTATTGCAGAACACAGAAAACGCATCCAGGAGTATTTGCATCTCAAACCGTTTTATCCTGAAGGAGTGGAATTGCTGAACGATTTCCTTTAAAGGGGGTATCCACTTAACTCCCGAAACTTCAATTCGGTGGATGTTCTTCTATCGGCTTATATAATAAGCCGTATCAACAGACCCTAATCCATACAAATCTATGGTTGCTGGGGGAAAATGTTAATAAAACGGGAGTTAAGTGGATACCCCCATTTCCTTTATAACGAGGCATTGAAAATAGAGCCGACAGACTCACTACTGGTAAAAGCAACGCATTTTTTGCAGGACAATCGTATTCTCAATCCTGCTGAGGATACATTGAGGCGAACTATTTATGAGCAGCGAAAAAAGGCCAGGAGCTATATTTTTGAAAAGTATTAACGCTCAACTTTCTTCTGCACTCAAGGAACGCCTAGATTCACTGTTACAACCCTGTCAACAAACTATCTCACCATTTCAGCAGGTAAAAAATGTACCGAAAAAACCGTCTGAATCCGGAATGAGACCGCTCTCTGAAAAGCTATCACTGATTGAACAAACCGACGCATTAACGATTGACCTCAACTGGTTGAATAACAATTACAAAAGACACCTGAGCAGCTACGCAATTAACAGTGACGCACAACGGTTACGGAGGTTAACGTCGATGCATCGGTATGCTTCTCTCATTTGCTTCTTGCAAGATGCCTACCAGGATGTCATTGATTATATCATTATATCTTCGACATGTACGCAAAAGCACTAACAAGCGTATATTCTCAGGCAGAAACACATGTTAATAACTATAATAAGGGTCTTAACCAGATTGCAACATGGGATAAAAGAGAATCTTACATCAATAGTATATCTGACTTAAAGAGGTTGGTGAATAAAGTACCAATGGATTTAGGGGGGATTGGTAAGTACCCCGCTATTGGGATCCAAAAAGATTATCTATTATAAGTTATAAAAGGTATAAATTGTATAGGGGTACAATTGTTATCTAATATCCATCTTATTATTGGGAATCATTGTCCTCTATAATAATTAATTTCTATCAAGTAAGGGGTGAGATATATGTATTTATTTAGCTGGGGCGATGTTCCGGGAAAAGATAGTGGAAAACTCATAGAGTATCTGGAGCAGAACTATGGTGTCGATTGGGTAAGAACAGCAAAGATTGAAAAGATCGATAACAATGAAATAAGGATAGCGACTGAAAAGAACGTTCTTTCGCTAAGCCTTTACAATGCAAACACTAGGGTAACCTTAACAATCAACAAAGTTAGAACTGATGACTTTATTGTGAAGGTTGAAAATAGCAAGCTAAACATATACAAAGATGTTGAGCAAGAAAAGAAAGATATCAGGCAGGGAGTCAAAGTGAAAGGAATCAGCTACCCCTACTCGTGGCTAGCCGGTTTGGTCATAGTGGGTCTGATATTCGTGGCCTTGATGGGCTACTATGGCACCCAGGGCCCGGGCATATTCTCCCCGCGCGAGGCGTTCTTCGTGATTGGCGCTTCCATAATTATCCTGGCTGGCGCGTCGGTGTATCTGCTCTTGACGTTGCGGGACACTATAAGCGTCCTCAAGATCCACGAGGAGGAACTGCAATCCGCGCGCGACGTGGCGCAGGAGAAGCGTATCACCTCGCTTGAGGGCACGCGTGTCACCTCCCTGGAGCCGCAACTTGCGACCCTGGAGACCCGCGTCACTGCACTGGAGCGCGAGCGAGCCAAGGAGGTTAAATAATGGATCTATTATGGACATTAGTAGGGGTACTGTTGATCCTGTGGGTATTGGGATTTTCAATCGGTGGAGTTGGTAGCTTAATCCATATATTGCTGGTCATTGCCATCATCGTTATACTGATCAGAATAATCGAAGGTCGTAGGCCATTATAATCGCCAACAAAGTTTATATATCTATAAAATTTCGTATTTTATTTTTTCTAAAGACCAAGTGGGGAAACTATTTGGTCGGAAATTAAGTAAAGAACGAAATCAAAGGAGTTAGAAAATATAGCAGAACAAGGAAGCATGCAAGCTGAAGCTAAATTGAAAGAAGCGCAAGCTAAATTAAAAGAAGCAGAAGCTAAATTAGCAGAGTCAGAAGCTAAATTAAAAGAGTGCGAATTGCACCTGAAAGCAAAATAGATAACTTCAGGATAGGAGAGATCAATAGATGTAAAAAGTCTATTGGTTTCTTTTTTTTTGAAGCGAAAA is a window encoding:
- a CDS encoding IS1634 family transposase, whose translation is MSWHIHEIKRKTKTYIALKKNEREGKKIKSSYIYLGQINEALKILAELQIKPLKNEKEVSYSGEMILGSIANSIDFSKVLEKYTKDKRIAEALNNIIILRTLFPVSKRKLIKIRLEHSILKDSTDMKYFEEDYEFMDILYRNMGDIMNDAIKNAAKIYHLDLQHLIIDATRIKIWKDKETDMVRFGYCSRNERKGSPQINLILGVNNQHVPLFADTYPGNTQDVNMFRDFIDRINTRYQKLTSHIKEKFVIFDQGNVNENNIDHLLELKKKGIYFISMVKTSTSGKIIKKVDKTALPVIYSKEKSRNVITKIYGKIMDEDVYERKSRVLVCYNPDIMELKCKILDRKVEYIKKMAKDGENQDDIKMQISKYHLKKALEIVKKDRKIEVKIKEKVIEARKKGYGFFVLFTNHQGLSAGELIKIYKSRDIVEQGFRALKSDLEIDPVYHSRDDRIETHTVMVVFGYLLMSLLNVALNERKIYYSFGELKELIRSGNAVEGLYENEMLKKRLKLWRPIKLEDELEEIFKKMMVKRPGFDVKECIPTDL
- a CDS encoding DUF4158 domain-containing protein; its protein translation is MKNLHFSQDQLVQVAKLSDVDIVLIDECRGEQNKLGLGYQLGFFRLFNQFPAQMPFEPIEDLVAYMSFQLDIALCLIEQYKNRRQTIAEHRKRIQEYLHLKPFYPEGVELLNDFL
- a CDS encoding lmo0937 family membrane protein; the protein is MDLLWTLVGVLLILWVLGFSIGGVGSLIHILLVIAIIVILIRIIEGRRPL